The following coding sequences lie in one Rutidosis leptorrhynchoides isolate AG116_Rl617_1_P2 chromosome 4, CSIRO_AGI_Rlap_v1, whole genome shotgun sequence genomic window:
- the LOC139904297 gene encoding probable xyloglucan endotransglucosylase/hydrolase protein 26, whose translation MAGSQAFVMAVFVIAVALSSSMVNANFPKSMYFNWGAQHSSILANGDALQLVLDKTSGSGIQTKRSFLFGSVEMLIKLVPGNSAGTVTAYFLSSTGDKHDEIDFEFLGNSTGEPYTMHTNIFTQGQGNREEQFKFWFDPTADFHNYTIHWNPTEVVWYVDSIPVRVFRNYQSVGIAYPNQQGMRVYSSLWDADNWATRGGLVKIDWTAAPFVANYRRFRARACKWNGPVSITQCANNSTKTNWFTSPVYQQLTASQLVKLQWVRDNYMIYNYCTDVMRFHGKMAPECALPQN comes from the exons ATGGCCGGTTCTCAAGCTTTTGTTATGGCTGTTTTTGTGATTGCAGTAGCATTGAGTTCTTCCATGGTCAATGCAAACTTCCCAAAAAGTATGTATTTCAATTGGGGTGCTCAACATTCATCGATTCTAGCAAACGGTGATGCCCTCCAGCTTGTTTTAGACAAAACTTCAG GATCTGGTATCCAAACAAAAAGGTCGTTTTTATTTGGAAGTGTTGAAATGCTAATCAAGTTGGTTCCAGGGAACTCTGCTGGAACTGTAACCGCATACTTT TTGTCTTCTACCGGTGATAAACATGACGAGATTGATTTTGAGTTCTTAGGTAACTCGACAGGAGAACCATACACGATGCACACAAACATTTTCACCCAAGGTCAAGGTAACAGAGAAGAACAATTCAAATTTTGGTTTGACCCAACTGCTGACTTTCACAATTACACCATTCACTGGAACCCAACAGAAGTTGT ATGGTATGTTGACAGTATACCTGTTAGAGTCTTCAGAAACTATCAGAGTGTAGGGATTGCATACCCAAACCAACAAGGAATGCGAGTCTACTCAAGTTTATGGGACGCTGATAACTGGGCTACAAGAGGTGGTCTAGTCAAAATTGACTGGACCGCTGCACCATTTGTGGCTAACTACCGTAGGTTTAGGGCTAGAGCTTGTAAGTGGAACGGCCCTGTTAGCATTACCCAATGTGCTAATAATTCTACCAAGACCAACTGGTTTACATCTCCTGTTTACCAGCAGTTGACCGCAAGTCAACTGGTTAAGCTTCAATGGGTCAGAGATAACTACATGATCTATAACTACTGTACCGATGTTATGCGGTTTCATGGAAAGATGGCACCCGAATGTGCTTTGCCACAGAACTAg
- the LOC139904298 gene encoding E3 ubiquitin-protein ligase ATL42-like codes for MDFSVIQQKKFLHILIFFIIIISSKSIKAQSLSSSNSNSPNSQDTANNFQPSLAIVIGVLALMFCLTMVLLIYAKCCHRPSLIILNQENFGEIPRSANSRLSGIDKTVIESLPFFRFSTLKGWRNGLECSICLSKFEDVEILRLLPKCKHAFHIVCVDQWLEKHSGCPLCRCKVSAEDATLSAYSNSFRFLGNQSDRAREGSNLELFIEREGSSRFGSGRSFRKIEKENDQEILEDQETLHKYNHRIIISDYDDDLMGKNRWSNLNASDLLCLKSEMITSLSSDYLDRLNDPEMIASMSSNKLDCYPCSRKGEKGHKHDHVHEAIKIKEEIKLKREFEKKIKKFPGGESSASKSTKLDEKRSMSEIIVHPRLLDAESTNNEANLGEISTKEERLKRLWLPIARRTVQWFANRDQKPYNNMILQV; via the coding sequence ATGGACTTTTCGGTTATCCAACAAAAGAAATTTCTTCATATCCTCATATTTTTCATCATTATAATCTCTTCTAAATCAATAAAAGCACAATCTTTATCGTCTTCGAATTCGAATTCGCCAAACTCACAAGATACTGCCAATAATTTCCAACCAAGTTTAGCAATTGTGATTGGAGTTCTTGCCCTAATGTTTTGTTTAACAATGGTTCTCTTGATTTATGCAAAATGTTGTCACAGACCTTCTCTTATAATTTTAAATCAAGAAAATTTTGGTGAGATACCAAGATCAGCTAATTCTAGGCTTTCTGGTATAGATAAAACAGTGATTGAATCGCTTCCTTTTTTTCGGTTTTCAACTTTAAAAGGTTGGAGAAATGGTTTGGAATGTTCTATTTGTTTGTCCAAATTTGAAGATGTTGAGATTCTTAGATTGTTGCCAAAATGTAAACATGCTTTTCATATTGTTTGTGTGGATCAATGGCTTGAAAAACATTCGGGTTGTCCACTTTGTAGGTGTAAAGTAAGTGCAGAGGATGCAACCCTTTCCGCGTATTCAAATAGTTTTAGGTTTTTGGGTAACCAATCGGATCGTGCACGTGAAGGTTCAAACTTGGAGCTATTTATTGAAAGAGAAGGATCATCTAGATTTGGAAGTGGAAGAAGTTTTcgaaaaattgaaaaagaaaatgaTCAAGAAATCTTGGAAGATCAAGAAACCTTGCATAAGTATAATCATAGGATCATAATATCGGATTATGACGATGATTTGATGGGAAAGAATAGATGGAGCAATTTAAATGCATCTGATCTTTTGTGTTTGAAATCCGAGATGATTACTTCTTTGTCAAGCGACTATCTTGATCGTCTTAACGATCCCGAAATGATTGCCTCTATGTCAAGCAACAAACTTGATTGTTACCCGTGTTCCAGAAAAGGTGAAAAAGGTCATAAACATGATCATGTTCATGAAGCTATCAAAATCAAAGAAGAAATCAAACTAAAAAGGGAATTCGAGAAGAAAATTAAGAAATTTCCAGGTGGAGAATCTTCTGCGTCGAAATCCACTAAACTTGATGAAAAAAGATCGATGTCGGAGATCATAGTTCATCCTAGATTGTTAGATGCTGAATCAACTAATAATGAAGCTAATTTGGGTGAGATTAGTACTAAAGAAGAGAGATTGAAGAGATTATGGCTACCAATTGCTCGAAGAACGGTTCAATGGTTTGCTAATAGAGATCAAAAGCCATATAATAACATGATTTTGCAAGTTTAA